In Rheinheimera sp. MM224, one DNA window encodes the following:
- a CDS encoding TonB-dependent receptor — translation MNRSEQMLISVLVLCSALVTAQEQDQEQTSATEPELILVRGNQHQHGSTINASEGHVHGVDIEQRALLRPGDMLEFVPGMVVTQHSGSGKANQYFLRGFNLDHGTDFATSVDGMPVNMRSHGHGQGYSDLNFLIPELVEHIRYRKGNYQAKDGDFANAGAADFELKNQSPELLQLSLGQHQYQRLLVSGSSSYDSADWLNAVELQGYAGPWQGVDEQVKKVNLVSRYSTQQLDSAQQLTFMLYDNSWNAADQIPQRAIDQGLIDRLGVIDPSSGGNSNRQSISGHWQQQNFKASGYWIQSELQLWSNFSYFLNDPLKGDQFEQSDKRQLFGGELSQELQLKLGSLDWSHQFGLQSRYDDIDQLGLSLTENRIQHQAVRMDQVQQQSWSVFHQQQLQLNPDWQAQLGLRYDWMSAKVESLLRQENSGRASQGISSVKLGLRYQSDEAQQWDFSVGQGMHSNDARGATINTDPVTGEPANAVPLWVRSEGAELGWRYLQSKQWQISVAVWALQLDSELVYIGDAGGTEPNRASRRTGAELAWYYWISPAWTLDLELATSRSRYKSNSADEGRFIEGALPSVASIAINYHDDTGLHANLRLRHFGNRTLDSYNKQQAPSSTVLNADLSYQWQEWEFGAELLNLTNRKVADMVYFYPSRLQNEATAVEDRHFHPLEPRMLRLSVGYRF, via the coding sequence ATGAACAGATCTGAACAGATGTTAATCTCCGTCTTAGTGCTTTGTTCAGCTCTGGTCACAGCGCAAGAGCAGGATCAAGAACAGACCAGTGCAACGGAACCTGAACTGATTTTAGTACGGGGTAATCAACATCAACATGGATCCACTATCAATGCCTCAGAAGGCCATGTGCATGGCGTAGATATTGAACAACGGGCACTGCTAAGACCAGGCGATATGCTGGAGTTTGTACCAGGCATGGTCGTAACTCAGCACAGCGGCAGTGGCAAAGCCAATCAGTATTTTTTACGGGGTTTTAATCTGGATCACGGCACTGACTTTGCCACTTCAGTCGATGGTATGCCTGTGAATATGCGAAGCCATGGCCATGGTCAGGGCTATTCAGATCTGAATTTTCTGATCCCCGAACTGGTGGAGCATATCCGCTATCGTAAAGGGAACTATCAGGCGAAGGATGGTGATTTTGCCAATGCAGGAGCGGCTGATTTTGAATTAAAAAATCAAAGCCCAGAACTGCTTCAACTGAGCCTGGGTCAACATCAATACCAGAGACTTTTAGTCAGTGGCAGCAGTAGTTACGACTCTGCAGACTGGCTGAATGCGGTCGAGCTGCAAGGTTATGCAGGCCCATGGCAAGGTGTCGATGAACAGGTAAAAAAAGTGAATCTGGTCAGCCGTTACAGCACACAACAGCTCGACTCAGCACAACAACTAACCTTTATGCTGTATGACAATAGCTGGAATGCAGCGGATCAAATCCCGCAGCGGGCCATCGATCAGGGACTGATCGACAGGCTAGGCGTCATCGATCCAAGCTCAGGAGGCAATAGCAACAGGCAGAGCATCTCCGGGCACTGGCAACAGCAGAACTTCAAAGCCAGTGGCTATTGGATCCAGAGTGAATTGCAGCTCTGGTCGAATTTCAGTTACTTTCTCAATGATCCACTCAAAGGCGACCAGTTTGAACAAAGCGACAAAAGGCAGCTGTTTGGTGGTGAGCTTAGCCAAGAGCTGCAACTTAAACTGGGTTCTTTAGACTGGAGCCATCAATTTGGTCTGCAAAGCCGTTATGACGATATTGATCAACTTGGCTTGTCACTCACTGAAAACCGGATACAACATCAGGCGGTGCGAATGGATCAGGTACAACAGCAGTCCTGGTCTGTATTTCATCAGCAGCAACTGCAGTTAAACCCTGACTGGCAAGCTCAGCTTGGACTACGTTATGACTGGATGTCCGCCAAAGTAGAAAGCCTTCTTCGCCAGGAAAATAGTGGACGGGCCTCACAAGGCATCAGCTCTGTGAAACTTGGACTACGCTACCAAAGCGATGAAGCTCAGCAATGGGATTTTTCAGTCGGACAAGGCATGCATTCTAATGATGCCAGAGGCGCGACCATTAACACAGATCCTGTTACCGGAGAACCAGCTAATGCAGTTCCACTTTGGGTTCGCTCTGAAGGTGCAGAACTCGGCTGGCGTTATCTCCAATCGAAGCAATGGCAAATTTCGGTCGCGGTTTGGGCCTTGCAGCTTGATTCCGAGCTGGTCTATATAGGTGATGCCGGAGGCACAGAACCGAACAGAGCATCTCGCAGAACCGGCGCAGAGCTAGCCTGGTACTACTGGATAAGCCCTGCATGGACTTTGGATCTGGAACTTGCCACCAGTCGCAGCAGGTATAAAAGTAACAGTGCAGATGAAGGCCGGTTTATTGAAGGTGCCTTACCCAGCGTCGCCAGTATCGCTATCAACTACCATGACGATACAGGACTGCATGCCAATCTACGTTTACGCCATTTTGGCAACAGAACCCTCGACAGCTACAACAAACAGCAAGCGCCAAGTAGTACAGTCCTCAATGCGGACTTATCCTACCAATGGCAAGAATGGGAATTTGGTGCTGAACTCTTGAATCTCACCAACAGGAAAGTGGCGGATATGGTGTATTTTTATCCATCCCGTTTGCAAAACGAAGCCACAGCTGTGGAAGACAGGCACTTTCATCCGCTGGAACCCCGTATGCTGCGATTATCCGTTGGATATCGTTTTTAG
- a CDS encoding sugar porter family MFS transporter: MNKILYWAMTVAVAGFLFGFDTAVISGADKPTQELWQSSPLFHGLFVMSSALWGTVLGALFGSWPCDRFGRKYTLVLIGVLYTVSAIGSALAPDPYSFAVLRFIGGLGVGMSSIAVPAYIAEIAPAAWRGRLVALYQFQIVFGILVAFLSNYLLAGTIEADWRLMLGVETIPALAYLLMVLRAPESPRWLLQQQKPEQARAVFSQLGHQNAEQIISDFQREQRVHANESLLAKRYRFPVMLAFLIAVFNQVSGINFIIYYAPRVFELAGLDSSASLLSSAGIGVINLIFTMLGLYLIDRLGRKTLMYIGSVGYILSLATVSWAFSSGVTGYFVVAAIFTFIAAHAIGQGAVIWVFISEIFPNAVRSKGQSLGSGTHWIFAALITLMMPWVLAHFSAAQVFAFFTFAMVLQLIFVKTMMPETKGRTLEELSGSLLSKEI, from the coding sequence ATGAATAAAATTTTGTATTGGGCGATGACAGTTGCTGTCGCTGGTTTTTTGTTTGGTTTTGATACGGCCGTTATTTCCGGCGCAGATAAACCCACACAAGAGCTTTGGCAAAGCTCCCCTCTGTTTCATGGTTTATTTGTGATGTCCTCAGCATTATGGGGTACAGTTCTGGGAGCCTTGTTCGGCAGTTGGCCTTGTGACCGCTTTGGACGTAAATACACATTGGTGCTGATTGGGGTGCTTTATACAGTATCCGCTATTGGCAGCGCCTTAGCTCCTGATCCCTACAGTTTTGCAGTGCTGCGTTTTATTGGCGGCTTAGGTGTGGGTATGTCCTCTATTGCAGTTCCGGCCTATATCGCAGAAATTGCTCCGGCAGCCTGGCGTGGCAGGCTGGTCGCTTTGTATCAGTTCCAGATTGTATTCGGAATTCTGGTCGCATTCCTGTCGAATTATTTGCTGGCCGGCACTATTGAAGCTGATTGGCGCTTAATGCTGGGCGTAGAAACTATCCCTGCGCTGGCCTATTTACTGATGGTGTTACGTGCTCCTGAAAGTCCCCGCTGGCTATTGCAACAACAAAAGCCTGAACAGGCCAGAGCCGTCTTTAGCCAGCTTGGGCATCAAAATGCTGAGCAAATTATTTCCGATTTCCAGCGTGAGCAGCGGGTTCATGCCAACGAATCCTTGTTGGCCAAACGCTACCGTTTCCCCGTCATGCTGGCATTTCTGATTGCCGTCTTTAATCAGGTGTCCGGTATCAATTTTATAATTTATTACGCTCCCCGTGTTTTTGAATTGGCAGGGCTGGATAGCTCAGCCTCACTGCTGTCCAGTGCTGGTATAGGAGTGATCAACTTAATCTTTACCATGCTGGGGCTCTATCTGATTGATCGTCTGGGTCGAAAAACGCTGATGTATATTGGCTCTGTGGGTTACATCCTGTCACTCGCAACCGTCAGTTGGGCCTTCTCCAGCGGAGTCACAGGTTACTTTGTTGTGGCTGCCATTTTTACCTTTATTGCAGCCCATGCCATAGGTCAGGGCGCTGTGATCTGGGTCTTTATTTCTGAGATATTCCCAAATGCTGTGCGCTCTAAAGGCCAGTCACTGGGTTCAGGTACTCACTGGATCTTTGCTGCTCTGATCACCCTGATGATGCCCTGGGTTCTTGCCCATTTCAGCGCTGCTCAGGTGTTTGCATTTTTCACGTTCGCCATGGTGTTACAACTCATTTTTGTCAAAACCATGATGCCAGAAACCAAAGGCAGGACCCTGGAAGAATTATCCGGTAGCCTGCTGTCGAAGGAGATATAA
- a CDS encoding RagB/SusD family nutrient uptake outer membrane protein has translation MKQLTYTLICSLLALQLAACGGSDDLDVPPKAVLTPEQISTVSNIDALVIATYSYLGNDHYTAPNFLWPTGNLRAGDAHKGGNGPSDIFAYHALSMFEPIVPEMESFPPDLIDLNDKKWSRNYTGISRANEVLRVIASADSAVKETLQSKAAEARFVRALFYFDLKIHHKWIPWIDETLSQEQILTTGNRDLTDQQLWDKIAEDFRFAVNNLPDVQKDVGRASALSAKALLAKTLLYQAYEQDEQHNVIAINADKLNEVVRLVTEVEQSNVYNLHDDYAKNFLVEYENGVESVFAIQRSLNDGSPDGRGSWASALNAPQSGGFGCCGFHVPTENFVNAFKTGADGLPLFETGNNAVYNKDTDAVDPRLDHTVAMEGKPFKYDANLIHGGDSWSRAPAIYGNYTGMKDLEHPDCDCRGENGPFPIFSLNTVLVRFSDVLLWKAEALIELDRMNEAVPIINRLRQRAAASTARLNNASIYRIGQYSAFNSKDEARQALRWERRLELGLEGHRFFDLVRWGIAKETLDQYFLIEKGRKPYLQSAHFTKNKHEYLPIPNLQINLSGGLYIQNPGY, from the coding sequence ATGAAACAGCTTACATACACTTTAATCTGTAGCCTGCTCGCACTCCAGCTGGCTGCATGTGGCGGAAGTGACGATCTCGACGTACCACCAAAGGCAGTATTGACACCTGAGCAGATCTCCACGGTAAGTAACATAGATGCACTGGTGATTGCCACTTATAGCTACCTTGGCAACGACCATTACACAGCACCCAACTTTTTATGGCCTACAGGAAATCTTCGTGCAGGAGATGCCCACAAAGGAGGTAACGGCCCTTCCGATATCTTTGCTTATCATGCTCTATCTATGTTTGAACCTATAGTACCGGAAATGGAATCGTTTCCACCCGACCTTATTGATTTAAATGATAAAAAGTGGAGCCGCAATTACACAGGTATTTCAAGGGCTAACGAAGTGCTGCGTGTCATCGCCAGCGCCGACAGTGCGGTGAAAGAAACACTGCAGTCAAAGGCTGCTGAAGCTCGTTTTGTCAGAGCTCTGTTTTACTTTGACCTGAAAATCCACCACAAATGGATCCCCTGGATAGATGAAACTCTGTCGCAGGAGCAAATACTAACCACAGGTAACCGCGATCTGACGGATCAGCAGCTGTGGGACAAAATAGCGGAAGATTTTCGTTTTGCAGTGAACAATTTGCCTGATGTACAAAAAGATGTCGGCAGGGCATCCGCCCTTTCTGCAAAAGCATTACTGGCAAAAACCTTGTTGTATCAGGCTTATGAGCAAGACGAACAACACAATGTGATCGCCATCAATGCAGACAAGCTCAATGAAGTCGTCAGATTGGTGACCGAAGTCGAACAGTCGAATGTCTATAACCTGCATGACGACTATGCGAAAAACTTCCTGGTTGAGTATGAAAATGGCGTGGAATCCGTTTTTGCAATACAGCGTTCATTAAATGATGGATCTCCGGATGGACGCGGCAGCTGGGCCAGCGCATTAAACGCTCCTCAGTCAGGTGGCTTTGGTTGTTGTGGTTTTCATGTGCCGACAGAAAACTTTGTCAATGCCTTTAAAACAGGGGCTGATGGCTTGCCTTTGTTTGAGACAGGTAATAACGCTGTTTATAACAAAGACACTGACGCTGTTGACCCACGGCTGGATCACACTGTCGCGATGGAAGGCAAACCTTTTAAATACGATGCCAATTTAATCCATGGTGGAGATTCCTGGTCCAGAGCACCTGCTATCTATGGCAACTATACCGGGATGAAAGATTTAGAACATCCAGACTGCGATTGTCGTGGTGAAAATGGCCCTTTTCCTATTTTCTCCCTGAACACTGTGCTGGTGCGTTTTTCAGATGTGTTGTTATGGAAAGCTGAAGCCCTGATTGAGCTGGATCGAATGAACGAAGCAGTTCCTATTATTAACAGGTTACGTCAAAGAGCTGCAGCCAGCACAGCTCGTTTAAACAACGCCAGTATCTACAGAATAGGTCAATACAGCGCTTTCAACTCAAAAGACGAAGCCCGACAAGCTCTGCGTTGGGAGCGTCGGCTGGAGTTAGGACTGGAAGGGCATCGCTTTTTTGATCTGGTGCGCTGGGGTATAGCCAAAGAAACGCTGGATCAGTATTTCCTGATCGAAAAAGGCCGAAAACCTTACCTGCAATCGGCTCATTTCACCAAAAACAAACACGAATACCTGCCGATCCCAAATCTGCAGATCAACTTAAGCGGCGGGTTGTACATCCAGAACCCGGGATACTAA
- a CDS encoding SusC/RagA family TonB-linked outer membrane protein: MKTFSMHPLARGIHMLLTSSTLLLPTFVWAEQQTEPPIQEEQKTNKEKEQQDIEIIQVSYGYASVEKKDLTGAIATVKLEDIADMPAGNIMQNLQGRVPGLQITTSGNPSSAATVRIRGQGLGPLGNNDPLYVIDGIPTKSGLHEINSNDIADVQVLRDAASSSIYGSRAGNGVIVVTTKKGQEGLDFNFRFNQTRESYNYDLQPLNTEQRGVAVWRAAVNDKTNPNTASPLYNFDWNGDYDNPQLNSVNLPAFTDPDNLQRPADTRWFDLVTREADVRDFNASLSGGDDNSRYYSSFGYYDSDGIVDGSSFERMAFRLNSEHELIKDRLKLGQTFLLTNQVGNLINDLAGQILSLSIEQQSIVPVFNDEGGWGGPVPGITDRDNPVRIIEQNRDNTHRFNKVMPGFFVEYSPLNDLKLKSSLSVDYSQFYFRNFTRSFKAGTLTFGDRLTVDDNWSRSIIASNTASYKVVLNDKHNFNLLAGIEQINFKSESARGIGSGFASNDRDFAFLSQATRDVRVEGDGDSWALDSQFARADYNYDDRYLASATVRRDGSSRFGENNKYGTFPAFSAGWVLSNEEFFNLDSISNLKLRLSWGETGNQEIPGNATATTYVPRYATQSLFTNQQDEGTAYDITGANGGTLPSGFVRAQTGNPDLKWETSTQSNIGLDIDLFSNTVYASFDWYQKETKDILTLTRPVATLGEGAQKWVNGGTIENNGFEMILGYQDWLSFDGWDDLKVDASFNLSKSRNKVTALPQDVINSFGGNGQDKTILGRSINSVYGYVAEGLFQNQTEVDEHATQAGAAPGRIRWADLDGNGVINENDQDFFATTDPDFLYGFNLTLNYNDWDLNMFWQGVKGGQIRNNWRLFTDFTSLNIGSNYGSRVLDAWTVQNSDSSVPALTLVDTNGEGRQSSFFWEEGSYLKLRNISVGYRPNLDLLDKFGIQEARIYLQAANLLTLTPDGTLSEDPETPNEVFPVPRRITLGLEMTF; encoded by the coding sequence ATGAAAACATTCTCCATGCATCCGTTGGCGAGAGGCATTCATATGCTTCTGACAAGTAGCACTTTGTTACTCCCCACTTTCGTTTGGGCAGAGCAACAAACAGAGCCGCCTATACAGGAAGAGCAGAAAACCAATAAGGAAAAAGAGCAGCAGGATATCGAAATAATTCAGGTTTCTTATGGCTATGCCTCAGTTGAGAAAAAAGACCTGACGGGTGCTATAGCCACAGTAAAGCTTGAAGATATTGCCGACATGCCGGCCGGGAATATCATGCAAAATTTGCAAGGTCGGGTACCAGGCCTGCAAATAACCACCAGCGGTAACCCAAGCTCAGCAGCCACAGTGCGTATTCGTGGCCAGGGTCTGGGCCCGTTGGGAAACAATGACCCTCTGTATGTGATTGACGGTATTCCCACTAAATCGGGTTTGCACGAGATCAACAGCAATGATATAGCGGACGTGCAGGTACTGCGTGACGCTGCCTCCTCCAGCATTTATGGTTCACGTGCGGGCAATGGCGTCATTGTGGTCACGACAAAAAAGGGCCAGGAAGGACTAGATTTTAACTTTCGTTTTAATCAGACCCGTGAAAGTTATAATTATGATCTACAACCCCTGAATACTGAACAAAGAGGCGTAGCCGTATGGCGCGCGGCAGTCAATGACAAAACCAATCCAAATACAGCAAGCCCTTTGTATAACTTTGATTGGAATGGCGATTACGACAATCCACAACTCAACAGCGTAAACCTTCCAGCTTTTACAGATCCCGACAATCTGCAACGCCCTGCCGACACCCGCTGGTTTGATTTAGTCACCCGTGAAGCTGATGTACGGGACTTTAATGCATCTTTATCTGGCGGAGATGACAATAGCCGGTATTACAGTTCATTCGGTTATTACGACTCAGACGGCATAGTGGATGGTTCTAGCTTTGAGCGTATGGCCTTTCGGCTTAATTCTGAACATGAATTGATTAAAGACCGCTTAAAGCTAGGTCAAACTTTTCTGCTGACTAATCAGGTTGGCAACCTGATTAATGACTTAGCAGGGCAAATTCTTAGTCTGTCCATTGAACAGCAATCCATAGTACCGGTTTTTAACGATGAGGGTGGCTGGGGAGGCCCTGTGCCTGGGATCACTGACAGAGATAACCCGGTCAGGATCATTGAGCAAAACCGTGACAATACCCATAGATTCAATAAAGTGATGCCCGGCTTTTTTGTCGAATACAGTCCTTTAAACGACCTGAAACTCAAAAGCAGTTTAAGTGTTGACTACAGCCAGTTTTACTTCCGTAATTTTACCCGTAGTTTTAAGGCAGGAACTCTGACCTTTGGCGACAGACTAACGGTCGACGATAATTGGAGCCGCAGTATCATTGCCAGTAATACCGCCAGCTACAAAGTGGTATTAAATGATAAACACAACTTCAACCTGCTGGCTGGTATTGAACAAATCAACTTTAAAAGCGAATCCGCCCGCGGCATAGGGTCTGGTTTTGCGTCCAATGATCGTGATTTTGCGTTTTTATCTCAGGCTACCCGGGACGTACGGGTAGAAGGTGATGGCGACAGCTGGGCACTGGACTCTCAGTTTGCCCGTGCCGACTATAACTACGATGATCGTTATCTTGCATCAGCCACAGTGCGACGTGACGGTTCATCCCGTTTTGGCGAAAACAATAAATACGGCACTTTTCCGGCTTTTTCTGCAGGCTGGGTGCTGTCCAACGAAGAGTTTTTTAATCTGGATTCTATATCCAACCTGAAACTACGGCTGAGCTGGGGTGAAACCGGTAATCAGGAAATCCCGGGCAATGCCACTGCAACTACTTACGTCCCCCGTTACGCCACTCAGTCTTTGTTTACCAATCAACAAGACGAAGGCACAGCGTATGACATCACAGGCGCCAATGGCGGTACTTTGCCTTCAGGTTTTGTCCGCGCTCAAACGGGTAACCCTGACCTGAAGTGGGAAACATCCACTCAAAGCAACATAGGCCTGGATATTGACCTGTTTTCCAACACTGTCTATGCAAGCTTCGATTGGTATCAAAAAGAAACAAAGGACATTCTTACACTGACCCGCCCTGTAGCCACTTTAGGCGAAGGAGCACAAAAATGGGTGAACGGCGGCACCATAGAAAATAATGGTTTTGAAATGATCTTAGGTTATCAGGACTGGTTAAGTTTCGATGGCTGGGACGATCTCAAAGTGGACGCATCCTTTAACTTGTCCAAATCCAGAAATAAGGTCACAGCTTTACCGCAAGACGTGATCAACAGTTTTGGTGGCAACGGTCAGGATAAAACCATTCTTGGTCGTTCCATCAACTCTGTGTACGGTTATGTGGCCGAAGGTTTGTTTCAAAACCAAACCGAAGTGGATGAACATGCCACTCAGGCCGGTGCAGCTCCGGGACGGATACGCTGGGCTGACTTGGATGGCAATGGCGTGATCAATGAAAACGATCAGGACTTTTTTGCCACTACAGATCCTGATTTTCTTTATGGCTTTAATCTGACACTGAACTACAACGACTGGGACTTGAATATGTTCTGGCAAGGTGTGAAAGGTGGCCAAATTCGTAACAACTGGCGCCTTTTTACAGATTTCACTTCGCTGAATATTGGCTCTAATTATGGCTCAAGAGTGCTGGATGCCTGGACTGTGCAAAATAGCGATTCCTCTGTCCCTGCTCTGACTCTGGTTGATACCAATGGCGAAGGCCGTCAGTCCAGTTTTTTCTGGGAAGAAGGCAGCTATCTGAAGCTCAGAAATATTTCTGTTGGTTACAGACCTAATCTTGATCTGCTGGATAAGTTTGGCATTCAGGAAGCCCGGATTTATTTACAAGCCGCTAATTTACTCACTCTGACCCCAGATGGAACCTTAAGCGAAGACCCGGAAACACCCAATGAAGTCTTCCCGGTACCACGCCGTATCACTCTTGGCCTTGAAATGACCTTTTAA